One region of Chryseobacterium sp. SORGH_AS_0447 genomic DNA includes:
- a CDS encoding acyl-CoA thioesterase, whose amino-acid sequence MTIEERIEKSETRIFKAVFPNTTNHYDTLFGGTAMQLMDEVAFIAATRFARKRVVTVSSDKIDFNRSIPAGTIVELIGKVVHVGKTSLKVNVEIYTEQMYSYERERAIVGDFTFVAIDEFKKPIQIL is encoded by the coding sequence ATGACGATAGAAGAAAGAATTGAAAAGTCCGAAACCCGAATTTTTAAAGCTGTTTTCCCCAACACGACCAACCATTACGATACGCTTTTCGGAGGCACGGCCATGCAGCTGATGGACGAGGTGGCTTTTATTGCAGCCACACGGTTTGCCAGAAAACGCGTAGTAACGGTAAGCAGCGATAAGATCGATTTCAACAGGTCAATTCCCGCAGGAACGATCGTTGAACTGATCGGAAAAGTGGTTCACGTAGGAAAAACAAGCCTGAAGGTAAATGTGGAAATCTATACGGAGCAAATGTACTCTTACGAAAGAGAGCGGGCTATTGTAGGTGATTTTACCTTCGTGGCGATTGATGAATTTAAGAAGCCCATCCAAATCCTTTAA
- a CDS encoding cytochrome P450: MAPKFNYPTEIKGKRKLYSLFNGVKNPLGVISGNHVLAGDSYFLRASLTNKKLIFSQDKEFVEYILKQNHKNYFKSEIQSVTLGKYIGNGLLTNNGKDWLQQRRLIQPGFSKIKITNLVSIMDEEIEKAFQPFDQEPEVDLYDFFHTLAFNIVAKTLFSSDIEETEIKELGKIITEVQEVFAKEVRIPLYTQILSLFGIIGKTIKKSEKAKAIIQRVLDKRRNSGEEKNDLLDMLIQSRYEDTGLPMSDKQLVDEMLILFIAGHETTANALSFIFFEISQHPYEAEKLRQEIENEGENAFSTESLMKKSFTMNVIKESMRLHPPAWAIDRQALEDDRFKDYSWEKGTLIILYIAGLHQNPKYWDHPTSFIPERFDDENAKNFAYYPFGAGPRLCIGEHFAMMEMALIVRKFYKKYNFQSYQKVLEKKALVTLRTTSLPGKITKI; encoded by the coding sequence ATGGCTCCGAAATTCAATTACCCTACCGAAATCAAAGGAAAAAGAAAGCTCTACTCTCTGTTTAATGGAGTGAAAAATCCTTTGGGGGTAATCAGCGGGAATCATGTGCTAGCAGGAGACAGCTATTTTCTACGGGCAAGCTTGACGAATAAAAAGCTTATTTTCTCGCAGGATAAAGAATTTGTAGAGTATATTTTAAAGCAAAACCACAAAAACTATTTCAAATCTGAAATACAATCTGTTACTTTAGGTAAATATATTGGTAACGGCCTGCTTACCAACAACGGAAAAGATTGGCTGCAGCAGCGGCGACTGATCCAGCCCGGCTTCAGCAAGATTAAAATTACAAACCTGGTTTCTATTATGGATGAGGAGATCGAAAAAGCATTTCAGCCATTTGATCAGGAACCGGAAGTAGATCTGTACGACTTTTTTCATACGCTGGCTTTTAATATTGTGGCCAAAACCCTGTTCAGTTCGGATATTGAAGAAACTGAAATAAAGGAGTTGGGAAAAATCATTACCGAAGTTCAGGAAGTTTTTGCAAAGGAAGTAAGGATTCCGCTTTACACCCAGATTTTAAGTTTGTTCGGCATTATCGGCAAGACCATTAAAAAAAGCGAAAAAGCAAAAGCCATTATTCAGCGTGTTCTGGACAAGCGGCGGAATTCAGGGGAGGAAAAAAATGACCTGCTGGATATGCTGATTCAATCCAGATACGAAGATACAGGACTCCCAATGTCCGATAAGCAGCTGGTGGATGAAATGCTGATCCTTTTTATTGCCGGGCACGAAACGACGGCCAATGCGCTAAGTTTTATCTTTTTCGAAATCAGCCAACATCCCTATGAAGCGGAAAAATTACGGCAGGAGATTGAAAACGAAGGTGAAAATGCTTTCAGCACTGAGAGCTTGATGAAAAAGTCTTTTACAATGAATGTCATTAAAGAATCCATGAGGCTGCATCCCCCTGCCTGGGCTATTGACCGTCAGGCATTGGAAGACGACCGATTCAAAGACTATTCATGGGAGAAAGGCACGTTAATTATCCTTTACATTGCCGGCCTGCATCAGAATCCAAAATATTGGGACCATCCCACTTCGTTTATTCCTGAACGTTTTGACGATGAAAATGCAAAGAATTTTGCCTACTATCCTTTCGGAGCAGGTCCACGTCTTTGCATCGGCGAACATTTTGCGATGATGGAAATGGCACTCATCGTCCGTAAATTCTACAAAAAATACAATTTTCAATCATATCAGAAAGTGTTGGAGAAAAAGGCATTGGTCACTTTACGAACCACAAGCCTCCCAGGTAAAATTACTAAAATTTAG
- a CDS encoding RNA polymerase sigma factor: MGKQLVIVIPNKNMIQNTNNLDWQKVYSQYSPKLLGICRRYITDIYTAEDIVQDSFMNAIQKNNQLNDEKALFAWLKKIVVNNALQHIRKYSKHTFVDAKPSEIPDTYADMDHPFSEEKNIFIYDFTREELLSSIDNLPPHHKSVFNLFFIENHSHAEISGLLGITVNTSKSHLLRAKKSVQNYLLNNTINQNTPKKKTAQLLVIFGLGGLLWAQTFKSKFADFQISPSKSFEIPSGSMGKILILPSSNAAMQKKGIIAGTVLIIIIISIFLMRPGNGFLTARQSASSSVSLDNNQNTIEHPQLNKAISGSDSIQNSVSQQLKEASSENNGQNNTPKIQNEEKVISRQHSKKGITGDSLAEPSQKVMVVKKIIKRDTIFVEK, encoded by the coding sequence ATGGGAAAACAATTGGTTATTGTTATCCCGAATAAAAATATGATACAGAATACCAATAATTTAGACTGGCAGAAAGTCTACAGCCAATATTCCCCGAAACTTTTGGGGATTTGCCGTAGATATATCACGGATATTTATACGGCAGAAGATATTGTACAGGACAGCTTTATGAATGCCATTCAGAAAAACAATCAGCTGAACGATGAAAAGGCATTATTTGCATGGCTGAAAAAAATTGTTGTTAATAACGCTTTACAGCACATCCGCAAATACAGCAAACATACGTTCGTCGATGCGAAACCCTCAGAAATCCCAGATACCTACGCAGACATGGACCATCCTTTTTCAGAAGAAAAAAACATTTTCATTTACGACTTTACGCGTGAAGAATTGTTATCATCGATCGACAACCTTCCGCCCCACCATAAATCGGTTTTTAACCTTTTTTTTATTGAAAACCATTCGCACGCCGAAATTTCCGGACTGCTTGGTATTACAGTAAATACATCCAAATCTCATCTTTTGAGAGCTAAAAAATCGGTTCAAAATTATTTATTGAACAACACGATCAACCAGAATACCCCGAAAAAGAAAACGGCACAGTTGCTTGTCATCTTTGGCCTGGGCGGATTGCTCTGGGCGCAGACATTCAAAAGTAAATTTGCAGATTTTCAAATTTCCCCTTCAAAAAGCTTTGAAATTCCATCCGGCAGTATGGGAAAAATTTTAATCCTTCCCTCCTCAAATGCTGCCATGCAGAAAAAAGGAATCATCGCAGGAACTGTTCTGATCATTATTATAATATCAATTTTCCTGATGCGGCCTGGAAACGGTTTTTTAACCGCTCGTCAATCTGCATCCTCGTCGGTTTCATTGGATAACAATCAAAATACTATAGAACATCCCCAGCTAAATAAAGCAATATCGGGTTCAGATTCAATACAAAATTCAGTCAGCCAACAGCTAAAAGAAGCATCGTCTGAAAATAACGGGCAGAACAATACTCCAAAAATTCAGAATGAAGAAAAAGTAATCAGCAGACAACACTCTAAAAAAGGCATTACCGGAGATTCTTTAGCAGAACCATCGCAGAAAGTTATGGTCGTTAAAAAAATCATTAAAAGAGATACTATCTTTGTAGAAAAATAA
- a CDS encoding PspC domain-containing protein — protein sequence MNKTLSIGLAGFSFTIEEHAYIKLSDYLNALRSSLDASEADEVMHDIEIRMVEIFRDSMAKREVINDTDVERVIAQIGSPEKIEEQEEAYYSEKNTKKASSTGTEYSDKKQLFRDPERQKLAGVCAGLASYFGMDITVMRLIWVGAFLFLWVAPGSSFLVILLYFILWAVLPQAETASDFLKMKGKPLNFDNLKEESSKLVQFANETTTRAGEIYIENKPYINNASSGVWNVLKYIMGAFFALMAVGSIIGVFVVFGLFGIDSDFPGASEIKFYFDDNGLYSVLTAMIIIGSLIPALIFSLLSIKIFSPKTKLRNVGWVLGALFLTLIGLGTYFGVSIAKREMIFKGHKEDTEEISINTKSDTIYADFKQVTIPQNFTAYDDDLYSDRVSVYHKDWIHVDVTRKADVKTPYLIIKKEAKGYNLPLNVSVPVDIIDNKIIFPNYIKYPYDHRFRDYSIDYELVLPMKTVVIPVKQDGISFYGDLNADGINDNDQDRDEDGNIKIEKNKITVNGSTIEYNSGDEDQDSIIVNGKKVASDEADHVIDSMKHSIKKMKGANIDFKVDKDKNEISIQTK from the coding sequence ATGAACAAAACACTCTCAATAGGACTTGCAGGTTTTTCTTTTACGATAGAAGAACATGCTTACATAAAACTGAGCGACTACCTGAATGCGCTGAGAAGCTCGCTGGATGCTTCGGAGGCTGATGAGGTAATGCACGATATAGAAATCAGAATGGTGGAAATTTTCAGAGATTCCATGGCAAAACGGGAAGTAATCAATGATACGGATGTAGAAAGAGTTATTGCCCAGATTGGAAGCCCTGAAAAAATCGAAGAGCAGGAAGAAGCTTACTATTCTGAAAAAAACACAAAAAAAGCAAGCAGCACAGGAACCGAATATTCGGATAAAAAACAATTGTTCCGTGATCCTGAAAGACAAAAGCTCGCGGGAGTCTGTGCCGGTCTGGCCTCTTATTTCGGCATGGACATTACGGTAATGAGACTGATCTGGGTAGGCGCATTCCTATTCCTTTGGGTAGCACCGGGATCTTCTTTTCTGGTAATCCTGCTTTACTTTATCCTTTGGGCCGTACTTCCGCAGGCTGAAACAGCATCCGATTTTCTGAAGATGAAAGGAAAACCGCTTAATTTTGATAACCTAAAGGAAGAATCCAGCAAACTGGTACAGTTTGCGAATGAAACCACAACAAGAGCAGGCGAAATCTATATCGAAAACAAACCTTACATCAATAACGCAAGCAGCGGTGTATGGAATGTTCTAAAATACATCATGGGTGCATTCTTCGCTTTGATGGCTGTAGGATCTATTATCGGGGTGTTTGTCGTGTTCGGGCTTTTCGGGATCGATTCCGATTTTCCGGGTGCCAGTGAAATCAAATTCTATTTTGATGACAACGGATTGTACAGCGTACTGACAGCAATGATTATCATCGGATCTCTTATTCCTGCACTGATCTTCAGTTTATTAAGCATCAAGATTTTCTCTCCGAAAACCAAACTGCGAAATGTTGGCTGGGTACTGGGGGCTTTATTTCTTACGCTGATCGGACTGGGAACTTATTTCGGGGTGAGCATCGCAAAAAGAGAAATGATTTTCAAAGGTCATAAAGAAGATACGGAAGAAATTTCCATCAATACCAAATCGGATACGATTTATGCGGATTTCAAACAGGTAACCATTCCTCAGAACTTCACAGCTTATGATGACGATCTTTATTCCGACAGGGTTTCCGTTTACCATAAAGACTGGATCCATGTGGATGTAACAAGAAAGGCCGATGTAAAAACACCCTATCTGATCATCAAAAAAGAAGCAAAAGGATATAATCTTCCACTGAATGTAAGTGTTCCGGTAGATATCATTGACAATAAGATCATCTTTCCGAATTATATCAAATATCCTTACGATCACCGATTCAGAGATTACAGCATAGACTATGAACTGGTACTTCCAATGAAAACCGTAGTTATTCCGGTAAAACAGGACGGCATCAGCTTTTACGGGGATCTGAATGCAGATGGCATCAATGACAATGACCAGGATAGAGACGAGGACGGCAACATCAAGATTGAAAAAAATAAAATCACCGTAAACGGCTCTACGATCGAATACAATTCAGGTGACGAAGACCAGGACAGCATCATTGTAAACGGAAAAAAAGTAGCCAGTGATGAAGCAGACCACGTAATCGACTCGATGAAACACAGCATCAAAAAGATGAAAGGAGCCAATATCGACTTCAAAGTAGATAAGGATAAAAACGAAATTTCCATACAAACCAAATAA
- a CDS encoding PadR family transcriptional regulator: MNTENTKAQMRKGILEFCILSLINHREMYVSDLIDELKKGKLDVVEGTLYPLLTRLKNGEFLSYRWEESTGGPPRKYYQITEKGKLFLGELQNTWNELTNSVNQITQKH, from the coding sequence ATGAATACCGAAAATACCAAAGCGCAAATGCGGAAAGGGATTCTGGAATTCTGTATTTTAAGCCTCATCAATCACCGCGAAATGTATGTTTCTGATTTAATTGATGAACTGAAAAAAGGAAAACTGGATGTTGTGGAAGGAACCCTCTACCCTCTTTTAACAAGATTGAAAAACGGAGAGTTTCTTTCGTACCGATGGGAGGAATCTACAGGAGGACCACCCCGGAAATATTACCAGATCACAGAAAAAGGTAAACTGTTCTTAGGCGAACTTCAAAACACCTGGAACGAATTGACAAATTCAGTTAACCAAATCACTCAAAAACATTAA
- a CDS encoding PaaI family thioesterase: MYTKDKTKEEILEFINSWGEETFAKTLEIHFTDIDMENETLTATMPVLPRIHQPFGIMHGGASCVLAETMGSSLSNIFIDSEKYFGVGTNINTNHLRSKKDGTVTAVARFIRKGKTMHVSEIEIRDEKDALISHTTMTNTIIRK; the protein is encoded by the coding sequence ATGTATACTAAAGATAAGACGAAGGAAGAAATACTGGAATTCATCAACAGCTGGGGCGAAGAAACTTTCGCTAAAACCCTGGAAATCCATTTCACGGATATTGATATGGAAAATGAAACCTTAACGGCTACAATGCCTGTTTTACCAAGAATCCATCAGCCATTCGGGATCATGCACGGCGGGGCAAGCTGTGTGCTGGCCGAAACCATGGGATCAAGCCTGTCCAATATCTTTATCGACAGTGAAAAATACTTTGGGGTGGGAACCAACATCAATACCAACCACCTGAGAAGCAAAAAAGACGGAACGGTAACTGCGGTTGCCCGGTTTATTCGTAAAGGAAAGACCATGCACGTCTCCGAAATCGAAATCCGCGATGAAAAAGACGCGTTGATCAGCCACACCACCATGACGAATACCATTATTCGGAAGTAA
- a CDS encoding 1-acyl-sn-glycerol-3-phosphate acyltransferase, with translation MKKLIGKLLLKLMGWKVVLQGDASSLDRCILVVAPHTHNMEYILGNLAYWSLGKPLKIIIKDAHTKAWYGGIVKGLGGIGIDRSRKNDLINFVAEQFAKDDFSLVITPEGTRSWVPKWRKGFYHMALAAKVPIVLAAGDFKRNTVYLGYTIPYERIASVPFTEIMKEIQDYYIKNDIGPKVPENWNPNIMGTDSETATSN, from the coding sequence ATGAAAAAGCTGATTGGCAAACTGCTATTAAAATTAATGGGTTGGAAGGTCGTTCTACAGGGCGATGCAAGCAGCCTGGACCGATGCATCCTGGTCGTGGCGCCTCATACCCACAACATGGAATACATCCTGGGAAATCTTGCCTATTGGTCGTTGGGAAAACCGTTGAAGATCATCATTAAAGATGCCCATACCAAGGCCTGGTACGGTGGAATTGTAAAAGGGCTTGGCGGAATCGGGATCGACCGAAGCCGGAAAAATGACCTGATTAATTTTGTCGCAGAACAATTTGCAAAAGACGATTTCAGTTTGGTGATCACACCGGAAGGTACCCGGAGCTGGGTTCCGAAATGGAGAAAGGGATTCTACCATATGGCACTGGCGGCAAAAGTGCCGATCGTTCTGGCGGCAGGAGATTTTAAACGAAATACCGTTTACTTAGGATACACCATTCCTTACGAAAGAATTGCTTCCGTCCCTTTTACGGAAATCATGAAAGAAATTCAGGATTATTATATTAAAAACGATATCGGACCGAAAGTTCCGGAAAACTGGAACCCCAATATCATGGGAACCGATTCCGAAACAGCAACTAGCAACTAG
- a CDS encoding BatD family protein, with product MQNRIIYILILFTSVISYGQVNLTVTPDKTTYNGKDIVNLSIVLEISGSENNPQTKLRLPDFSKFNLIGTGSVNNAFMDPETNTVVSQSVTRLALEPKQKGKLKIGSFLITINNKIYKTEPFEILVKDLEKKTATAANTSKDVYLNMEIDDREVYQDQPTVAVLKVYSKNMDNLRKVRNIHLPEQENLDVFPISFARSEIDPSDNGSMASQILAVFMVFPNEAGYVDVPGVSASLNSYSHRDKIVSNKVKINVKKLPEGSPECFKNAVGNFNVSVANISKEKVEVKKPMNVLVKVTGEGNLKSMEIPKIAASPDYEVFAPKITSRVLVGTEGMKGEVLANYLVIPKKAGEITIRTEHFAFFDPSNKEYVDLGEQSLAVNAFSHDQILESRTTVEKVNEYTNTFLETVNTPVLKTTSLKVKEKSKFHWNILFTNIAILLGLFLAYLGFKTWQRKNRSVKETATPEPTGSVEETEREIREKQKTDINDYFSYLENLKDNSDYERFFQAFDELDGEVRKQYAGGSVSDFSSTLENHHGLAFAEEYRSLIQRVQMEKYAPVKSPEAMDELLTAIVNLYSRISK from the coding sequence ATGCAGAACAGAATTATTTACATATTAATCCTTTTTACTTCCGTAATTTCTTACGGGCAGGTAAACCTTACCGTAACGCCGGATAAGACAACCTACAATGGGAAAGATATCGTAAACTTGAGTATTGTTCTTGAAATTTCAGGTAGTGAAAATAATCCGCAGACAAAACTTCGTCTGCCGGATTTCTCCAAGTTCAATCTAATCGGAACAGGATCTGTAAACAATGCATTCATGGATCCGGAAACCAATACGGTAGTTTCTCAATCAGTGACCAGGCTTGCTCTTGAACCAAAACAGAAAGGGAAACTGAAAATAGGATCATTCCTAATCACTATCAACAATAAGATTTATAAAACCGAACCTTTCGAAATTCTCGTTAAAGATTTGGAAAAGAAAACTGCGACGGCAGCCAATACTTCAAAAGACGTTTACCTGAATATGGAAATTGATGACCGTGAAGTCTATCAGGATCAGCCAACCGTTGCCGTATTAAAGGTATATTCTAAAAATATGGATAATCTGAGGAAGGTGAGAAACATTCATCTTCCTGAGCAGGAAAACCTGGATGTATTTCCAATCAGTTTTGCCAGATCCGAAATCGATCCGTCGGATAACGGCAGCATGGCCTCACAGATCCTGGCCGTTTTTATGGTTTTTCCTAATGAAGCAGGCTATGTAGACGTTCCGGGTGTTTCCGCTTCTCTGAATTCTTATTCCCATCGGGACAAGATTGTTTCCAACAAGGTAAAGATCAACGTAAAAAAACTTCCTGAAGGTTCACCCGAATGTTTCAAAAATGCCGTCGGAAATTTCAACGTGAGTGTTGCCAATATTTCAAAAGAAAAAGTAGAGGTGAAGAAGCCCATGAATGTATTGGTAAAAGTAACCGGTGAAGGGAATCTTAAAAGTATGGAAATTCCAAAGATTGCGGCTTCTCCGGATTATGAAGTTTTCGCTCCCAAGATTACATCGCGGGTATTGGTAGGAACCGAGGGAATGAAAGGAGAGGTACTGGCCAATTATCTTGTAATTCCTAAAAAAGCAGGAGAAATAACCATCAGAACAGAGCATTTCGCATTTTTTGATCCTTCAAACAAAGAATATGTGGATCTTGGCGAACAATCACTGGCTGTGAACGCTTTTTCCCACGATCAGATTCTTGAATCGCGTACTACTGTTGAGAAAGTAAATGAATACACCAACACCTTCCTGGAAACGGTAAACACCCCAGTTCTGAAAACAACCTCATTGAAAGTAAAAGAAAAAAGCAAGTTTCACTGGAACATCCTTTTCACCAATATTGCTATTCTGCTTGGATTGTTTCTTGCTTATCTGGGATTCAAAACATGGCAAAGAAAAAACCGATCTGTTAAAGAAACGGCAACTCCAGAACCAACGGGATCTGTTGAGGAAACCGAGAGAGAAATCAGAGAGAAACAGAAAACGGATATCAACGATTATTTCAGCTATCTGGAAAATCTTAAGGATAATTCGGACTATGAACGGTTCTTTCAGGCTTTTGATGAGCTGGACGGAGAGGTAAGAAAACAATATGCAGGCGGATCTGTAAGCGATTTCAGCAGTACACTGGAAAATCATCACGGGCTTGCTTTCGCTGAAGAATACCGAAGCCTTATCCAGCGTGTGCAGATGGAAAAGTATGCACCGGTAAAATCACCGGAAGCGATGGATGAGCTTTTAACGGCCATTGTTAATTTGTATTCAAGAATTAGCAAATAA
- a CDS encoding HD family hydrolase, whose amino-acid sequence MKIQKEIDFILAVDTLKNVQRRNYNADDSRRENTAEHSWQIIILAQILFPYAKNRADIDLLRVIRMLSIHDLVEIEAGDTFIFDEAAMVGKFEREKISAQKIFGILDEPLRSEFFNLWLEFEEEQTPDAIFACAIDRIMPFILNSHTSGKSWTEAGVTEKQIRNMLENAISRASDELGEAFQLLLIKNLETEKVMK is encoded by the coding sequence ATGAAGATTCAGAAAGAAATCGATTTTATCCTGGCGGTGGACACCCTGAAAAATGTGCAGCGAAGAAACTATAACGCGGATGATTCGAGAAGGGAGAACACGGCAGAACATTCCTGGCAGATTATTATTCTGGCCCAGATCCTTTTTCCATACGCAAAAAACAGGGCGGATATCGATTTGTTGAGGGTGATCCGCATGTTGTCTATTCATGACCTGGTGGAAATTGAAGCCGGGGATACTTTTATATTTGATGAAGCGGCAATGGTCGGGAAATTTGAACGGGAAAAAATTTCAGCTCAGAAGATTTTCGGTATTCTGGACGAGCCTTTACGATCCGAATTTTTCAACCTGTGGCTTGAATTTGAAGAAGAGCAGACACCGGATGCCATTTTTGCGTGTGCCATCGACAGGATTATGCCGTTTATCCTGAATTCCCATACTTCCGGAAAAAGCTGGACCGAAGCCGGCGTTACCGAAAAACAGATCCGGAATATGCTTGAAAATGCCATCAGCAGAGCATCAGATGAGCTGGGAGAAGCCTTCCAATTGCTGCTGATCAAAAATCTGGAAACGGAAAAGGTGATGAAATAA
- a CDS encoding MarC family protein — protein sequence MDIFDHFSIKEIVTCFMVLFAVIDIIGSIPIVVSLQQKYGQIEAEKATLTAGAIMLVFLFVGNKILKFIGVDVNSFAIAGAFVIFIIALEMILGIEINKTSEVKAASIVPIAFPLVAGAGTLTTTLSLKAEFHDINIIFGIILNTIFVYLVLKSATWLERKMGDATLAILQKVFGIILLAISIKLFTANFAQLVQNYINF from the coding sequence ATGGATATTTTTGATCATTTTTCTATAAAAGAAATTGTAACCTGTTTTATGGTGCTTTTTGCCGTGATTGATATCATCGGTTCTATTCCTATTGTAGTAAGCCTTCAGCAGAAATACGGACAGATCGAAGCGGAAAAAGCGACGCTTACCGCAGGCGCCATTATGTTGGTTTTCCTTTTCGTTGGGAACAAAATTCTGAAATTTATCGGCGTGGATGTGAATTCATTTGCCATTGCAGGTGCTTTTGTGATTTTTATCATTGCCCTCGAAATGATTTTGGGGATTGAGATCAACAAAACTTCCGAAGTGAAGGCGGCTTCCATTGTTCCGATTGCCTTTCCTCTTGTGGCAGGTGCCGGAACCTTAACGACAACGCTTTCCCTGAAGGCTGAATTTCATGATATTAATATTATTTTCGGAATCATTCTCAATACAATTTTCGTATATTTGGTGCTGAAATCTGCGACCTGGCTGGAAAGGAAAATGGGGGATGCCACATTGGCCATTTTACAGAAGGTTTTCGGGATTATCCTGTTGGCGATTTCAATTAAATTATTTACCGCAAACTTTGCACAATTGGTGCAGAATTATATTAATTTTTAA
- a CDS encoding tetratricopeptide repeat protein produces the protein MSFITAFLCSGFLFGQEKYRTLVYEGNEKFNGKDYDGASVKYLEAIRKNSKDFTGHYNLGNALYKSKKYAEAKAEFETAQKLAQTLPDKAAALHNLGNTYMQMKQPEKAAETYRLSLKQNPYSEATRKNYEIAKLKEKENQQKQQQKNNSGKGGGGGKDQQQNDDQKGGPKDQKQDQGQGQQNQGKGQGNDPNKNQNNEGKIPKGLENQILNKVSDKEKETARRILNKNSYSMPESNEKDW, from the coding sequence TTGTCGTTTATTACTGCTTTCCTGTGTTCAGGCTTCCTGTTTGGCCAGGAAAAATACCGCACGCTGGTATATGAAGGGAATGAAAAATTTAACGGCAAAGATTATGACGGTGCTTCGGTAAAGTATCTGGAAGCGATCCGGAAAAACAGCAAAGATTTTACAGGGCACTACAATTTAGGAAACGCATTATATAAAAGCAAAAAATACGCAGAGGCAAAAGCGGAATTTGAGACAGCGCAGAAGCTGGCGCAGACCCTTCCGGATAAAGCGGCTGCTCTTCATAATCTAGGGAATACGTACATGCAGATGAAGCAGCCGGAAAAGGCAGCGGAAACTTACAGGCTATCCCTGAAGCAAAACCCATACAGCGAAGCAACAAGAAAAAATTACGAAATTGCGAAACTGAAAGAAAAGGAAAACCAGCAAAAGCAACAGCAGAAGAATAACTCCGGTAAAGGAGGTGGCGGTGGTAAAGACCAGCAACAAAATGATGATCAGAAAGGAGGCCCTAAAGACCAGAAGCAGGATCAGGGGCAGGGCCAGCAGAATCAGGGAAAAGGGCAGGGAAATGACCCTAACAAGAACCAGAATAATGAAGGGAAGATTCCCAAAGGCCTCGAAAATCAGATACTCAATAAAGTAAGCGATAAAGAAAAAGAAACCGCCAGAAGAATTTTAAATAAAAATTCTTATTCGATGCCCGAGAGCAACGAGAAAGATTGGTGA
- a CDS encoding chorismate-binding protein produces MIYFKFPFDETLYSTDKGSGQKKIGFYAFDGSDPLEFAGNVVEISPEYFADTVISSKHLPEGTAGFVAETKDEYLNQLENVIGVIKENHLPKLVYSRRKIFREFQEIDLKSSFKNLCTSYPNAFRYIFNDGEHSWMGAFSEVLGKFNKTTHEFETMSLAGTLPVSENWSEKEIEEQKPVTNYIRTILNNYSENVDESGTFDHISGNIKHLRTDFKAKIQPEDLDALIQVLHPTPAVCGIPKEFCKESIQKLEKFSRELYAGYIKIETEDTVQYFVNLRCSRLYQDSVHVFVGGGITAQSNPEKEWIETELKSEAVLKNLVVL; encoded by the coding sequence ATGATTTATTTCAAATTTCCATTCGACGAAACACTGTATTCCACAGACAAAGGTTCCGGACAAAAAAAAATCGGGTTTTATGCTTTTGACGGTTCAGACCCATTAGAATTTGCCGGAAATGTGGTTGAAATAAGTCCGGAATATTTTGCAGATACCGTTATTTCAAGCAAGCACCTGCCCGAAGGTACAGCTGGATTCGTTGCCGAAACCAAAGATGAATACCTAAACCAGCTTGAAAATGTAATCGGGGTAATTAAGGAAAACCATCTTCCAAAACTCGTCTATTCAAGAAGAAAGATTTTCAGGGAATTTCAGGAGATCGACCTCAAAAGCAGCTTTAAAAACCTCTGCACATCATATCCCAATGCTTTCAGGTATATTTTTAATGATGGCGAACATTCCTGGATGGGTGCATTCTCCGAAGTGCTGGGAAAATTCAACAAGACAACCCATGAATTTGAAACCATGAGCCTTGCCGGTACACTGCCGGTTTCGGAAAACTGGTCGGAAAAGGAAATCGAGGAACAGAAACCGGTGACCAATTACATCCGGACTATTTTAAATAATTATTCTGAAAATGTAGATGAATCCGGGACCTTTGACCATATTTCTGGAAACATCAAGCACCTCCGCACCGATTTTAAGGCAAAGATACAACCGGAAGATCTAGATGCTCTTATTCAGGTGTTACACCCTACCCCCGCCGTTTGTGGTATTCCGAAAGAATTCTGTAAGGAAAGCATTCAGAAACTTGAAAAATTTTCACGGGAACTCTATGCCGGCTATATTAAAATCGAAACGGAAGACACCGTTCAGTATTTTGTGAATCTCCGCTGTTCCAGGCTTTATCAGGATTCCGTTCATGTGTTTGTTGGCGGTGGCATTACCGCGCAAAGCAATCCTGAAAAAGAATGGATTGAAACCGAGCTGAAATCCGAAGCGGTATTAAAGAACCTTGTTGTTTTATAA